In Rhineura floridana isolate rRhiFlo1 chromosome 1, rRhiFlo1.hap2, whole genome shotgun sequence, the following proteins share a genomic window:
- the LOC133385676 gene encoding COMM domain-containing protein 3-like, with protein MSKVTARLTMELSEPAQSGLQILADRGCFSPRADQASLDHPDLKHIDPAVLKHCHAAATTSIVEAGKQKADKSAINTYLEDCKFDKERIEQFCTEYQKNKDTLEILLGSIGRCPLHITDVCWHLEYQIKTNQLHKNYHPAYLMTLNVENNDSRSHLDINFSCSMEQLQDLVGKLKDAAKSLERTTQL; from the coding sequence atgtcgaaggtcacagCTCGGCTTACAATGGAGCTGTCGGAGCCTGCGCAGAGTGGGTTGCAGATCTTGGCTGATCGTGGCTGTTTCTCCCCCAGAGCCGACCAGGCCTCTTTAGATCATCCAGACTTGAAACATATTGATCCAGCAGTATTAAAACATTGCCATGCAGCTGCTACAACTAGTATAGTAGAAGCTGGAAAGCAAAAAGCTGACAAATCTGCCATAAATACTTATTTAGAAGACTGTAAGTTTGACAAAGAAAGAATTGAACAATTTTGCACCGAATACCAGAAAAATAAAGATACCTTGGAAATCCTATTGGGAAGCATAGGCAGATGCCCACTGCATATAACTGATGTTTGTTGGCATTTGGAATATCAAATCAAGACTAATCAACTTCATAAAAATTATCACCCTGCTTATCTGATGACCTTAAATGTTGAGAACAATGACTCAAGATCTCACCTGGACATTAATTTTAGTTGTTCTATGGAGCAATTACAGGATTTAGTTGGAAAACTAAAAGATGCAGCTAAAAGCCTAGAGAGAACAACTCAGCTGTAG